One segment of Coffea arabica cultivar ET-39 chromosome 7c, Coffea Arabica ET-39 HiFi, whole genome shotgun sequence DNA contains the following:
- the LOC140010780 gene encoding mini zinc finger protein 2-like, translating into MKKRQVVVKRDESSKNATNSSFTVRNVRYGECQKNHAAGVGGYAVDGCREFMASGEEGTNAALSCAACGCHRNFHRREVETEAVCEGSSPSSLGRT; encoded by the coding sequence ATGAAGAAGCGCCAAGTGGTGGTAAAGAGAGATGAATCTTCAAAAAACGCGACGAATTCGTCGTTTACGGTAAGGAATGTAAGATATGGAGAGTGCCAGAAGAATCATGCGGCTGGCGTTGGAGGTTATGCTGTGGATGGATGCAGGGAGTTCATGGCTAGTGGGGAGGAGGGGACAAATGCTGCACTCTCTTGTGCTGCTTGTGGCTGTCACAGGAACTTCCACAGAAGGGAAGTGGAAACCGAGGCCGTCTGCGAAGGTTCTTCCCCGTCCTCGCTTGGGCGTACATAG